From a region of the Lactuca sativa cultivar Salinas chromosome 4, Lsat_Salinas_v11, whole genome shotgun sequence genome:
- the LOC111881302 gene encoding (E)-beta-ocimene synthase, chloroplastic, which yields MALQLFSQTFFSVYKAKQKHPQIILKPNSRSYPSIKCADKNNCSYENIPLPVYQPTIWTHNFIEALDVNFPMNSREEVIKELEKKGMELNFDYETGGLSILQLLEQIDDIERLGLDYRFQNDIRRALNIIASIKENNTEHEEKEGSLHEASLRFRLLRKHGYNVSQDFLLRFKDGHGGFMRSLETDVRGLLSLYEASYLSFEWERDLHEAKLFATKHLMKLKCQENEAREDINHALELPSYRRMLRLQARWYIGAYSKRKDANMHVLELATFDYNMVQLEFKKELQEVSRWWKNIGLASKLSFVRDRLVECFFWSVGVVFEPQYNSCRVELTKVCTLITVIDDIYDVYGSLDELVMFTDAVKRWDINAVKHMPEYLQLCFRTLYNTINEIGSYTSIAQGQDIIPALVKVWGDLLESFLLEAKWTDNKYIPTLQEYMDNAWRSVSGVVILTHGYFLINQEFKEDVVENMEKYNDLLKWSSIVFRLCNDLGTSSDEIARGKTANAISCYMQESGACEKVARKYIKTLIDQAWREMIKARVACSQELTDPFIDMAINLARISHCVYQYGDGHGAPDARAKERVLSVILDPIPIKDN from the exons ATGGCTCTTCAACTTTTCTCCCAAACTTTCTTTTCAGTATACAAAGCAAAGCAAAAGCACCCACAAATTATTTTAAAGCCAAATAGCAGATCTTATCCTTCAATAAAGTGTGCGGACAAGAACAATTGTTCATATGAGAATATTCCCTTACCCGTTTACCAACCAACTATTTGGACTCATAACTTTATCGAGGCCTTAGATGTCAATTTCCCG ATGAACTCCAGAGAGGAGGTGATCAAGGAGCTAGAGAAGAAAGGAATGGAATTGAATTTTGATTACGAAACTGGTGGTTTGAGTATCTTGCAATTGCTTGAACAAATAGATGATATCGAAAGGTTGGGCCTTGACTATCGGTTTCAAAATGATATAAGGAGAGCACTTAATATTATAGcatcaataaaagaaaataacactgaacatgaagaaaaagaAGGTAGTCTTCATGAGGCATCTCTTCGATTCAGGCTTCTTAGGAAACATGGTTATAATGTGTCTCAAG ATTTTCTTTTAAGATTCAAGGATGGTCATGGTGGCTTCATGCGGTCTCTAGAGACAGATGTCAGGGGATTGTTAAGTCTATATGAAGCGTCATATCTTTCTTTTGAGTGGGAAAGAGATTTGCACGAGGCCAAGTTATTTGCAACGAAACATTTGATGAAACttaagtgtcaagaaaatgaagCTCGTGAAGACATAAATCATGCATTGGAACTCCCTTCTTATCGTAGGATGCTTAGATTACAAGCAAGGTGGTACATCGGTGCATACAGTAAGCGAAAAGATGCAAATATGCATGTGTTGGAGCTTGCAACATTTGATTACAACATGGTTCAATTGGAATTCAAGAAAGAACTTCAAGAAGTATCAAG GTGGTGGAAAAATATAGGCCTAGCAAGCAAGTTAAGCTTCGTTAGGGATCGACTCGTGGAATGCTTCTTTTGGTCAGTTGGAGTGGTATTCGAGCCTCAATATAATTCTTGCCGAGTAGAGCTTACAAAAGTTTGTACGTTAATTACTGTCATTGATGACATCTACGATGTTTATGGTTCTCTTGATGAACTCGTGATGTTCACAGATGCTGTCAAGAG GTGGGACATTAATGCAGTGAAACATATGCCCGAGTATTTACAACTATGCTTTCGAACTCTATACAACACTATTAATGAAATAGGTTCTTACACCTCGATTGCACAAGGCCAAGACATCATACCAGCCTTAGTGAAAGTG TGGGGAGATTTACTTGAATCATTTTTGTTGGAAGCAAAGTGGACTGATAACAAATACATTCCAACACTTCAAGAATATATGGATAATGCATGGCGATCTGTCTCGGGAGTGGTTATACTTACTCATGGttactttttaataaatcaagaaTTCAAGGAAGATGTAGTTGAGAACATGGAGAAATATAACGATCTTTTGAAATGGTCATCAATTGTTTTTAGACTTTGCAATGATTTGGGTACTTCATCG gatgagaTAGCTAGAGGGAAAACTGCAAATGCAATATCATGTTACATGCAAGAGAGTGGTGCGTGTGAGAAAGTTGCCCGTAAATATATAAAAACTTTAATCGACCAAGCATGGAGGGAAATGATCAAAGCCCGAGTGGCTTGTTCTCAAGAGTTAACAGATCCTTTCATTGATATGGCCATTAATCTCGCTCGAATTTCACATTGTGTATACCAATACGGAGATGGGCATGGAGCTCCCGATGCTCGAGCCAAAGAGCGAGTCTTATCTGTGATTCTTGACCCCATTCCAATTAAGGATAATTAG